A window of Mucilaginibacter sp. PAMC 26640 contains these coding sequences:
- a CDS encoding isocitrate dehydrogenase (Converts isocitrate to alpha ketoglutarate) yields the protein MSKIKVENPVVELDGDEMTRIIWKFIKDKLIIPYLDVDIKYFDLGIEYRDETDDQVTIDAANAIKQYGVGIKCATITPDEDRVKEFSLKQMWRSPNGTIRNILDGTVFREPIVMANVPRLVPNWTAPICIGRHAFGDQYRATDFLTKGKGKLTVKFTPEDGSPEQSFEVFNFKGDGVALTMYNTDESIIGFAHACFNQALMKGWPLYLSTKNTILKKYDGRFKDIFEEIYQADYKAKFTEAGITYEHRLIDDMVASALKWNGNFVWACKNYDGDVQSDTVAQGFGSLGLMTSTLVTPDGTVMEAEAAHGTVTRHYREHQAGRPTSTNPIASIFAWTRGLEFRGILDGNQELIDFCKALEQVCIETVESGKMTKDLAITIKPKVEHGTDYLYTEEFLEAIDENLKAKLGK from the coding sequence ATGTCAAAAATTAAAGTAGAAAACCCGGTAGTAGAGCTGGATGGTGATGAAATGACACGCATCATCTGGAAATTTATTAAGGATAAATTGATTATCCCTTATCTTGATGTGGATATTAAGTACTTCGATCTGGGGATCGAGTATCGTGATGAAACAGATGACCAGGTTACTATTGATGCAGCAAATGCCATTAAACAATACGGTGTGGGTATCAAATGCGCCACTATTACACCAGATGAGGATCGTGTAAAAGAATTCAGCTTAAAACAAATGTGGCGCTCGCCGAATGGCACCATTCGTAATATATTAGATGGTACCGTTTTTCGTGAGCCTATTGTAATGGCAAACGTTCCGCGTTTAGTGCCAAACTGGACGGCGCCAATCTGCATCGGCCGCCACGCATTTGGCGACCAGTACCGCGCTACCGATTTTTTAACAAAAGGTAAAGGCAAACTTACCGTAAAATTTACGCCAGAGGATGGCAGCCCTGAGCAATCATTTGAGGTATTTAATTTTAAAGGTGATGGCGTGGCGTTAACCATGTATAACACAGATGAATCCATTATCGGCTTTGCGCACGCTTGTTTCAACCAGGCGTTGATGAAAGGCTGGCCTTTATACCTGTCTACCAAGAATACCATCCTTAAAAAATATGATGGTCGTTTTAAAGATATTTTTGAAGAGATTTATCAGGCAGATTACAAAGCTAAATTTACCGAAGCTGGTATCACTTACGAGCACCGTTTAATTGATGACATGGTTGCATCTGCCTTAAAATGGAACGGTAACTTTGTTTGGGCTTGTAAGAACTACGATGGCGACGTACAGTCTGACACTGTAGCGCAGGGTTTTGGTTCTTTAGGTTTAATGACCTCTACGCTGGTTACTCCGGATGGTACGGTTATGGAAGCGGAAGCTGCACACGGAACGGTTACCCGCCACTACCGTGAGCACCAGGCTGGCCGCCCAACCTCAACCAACCCTATTGCATCTATTTTTGCATGGACCCGTGGTTTGGAGTTCCGTGGTATTTTAGATGGTAACCAGGAGTTAATTGATTTTTGTAAAGCTTTGGAACAGGTTTGTATTGAAACGGTAGAAAGCGGAAAAATGACCAAGGATTTGGCCATCACCATAAAACCAAAAGTGGAGCATGGTACCGATTACCTTTATACAGAGGAGTTTTTAGAAGCGATTGACGAAAATCTGAAAGCTAAACTGGGTAAGTAA
- a CDS encoding mannose-6-phosphate isomerase produces MSALYPLKFKTIFKDKIWGGHKIETYLHKAIGDLPNCGETWEISGVKTDVSVVNGGELDGESLADLLEKYQGELVGNKVYAHFGNIFPLLVKFIDANDDLSVQVHPDDELAKKRHDSFGKTEMWYVIEADPGATLIAGFNREMNEQEYVEALNSGHIMDILNKEDVTAGDVYFLPAGRVHTIGKGLLIAEIQQTSDITYRIYDFDRVDDKGNKRELHTQEALAAIDYKHYPEYKTIYTPKTNEDVHLVKCPYFTTNVMDFTESTEKDYTNLDSFVIHVCVEGAYTINHNGNAYPVKMGECILLPKTIERVSLETTAGFKILESFIE; encoded by the coding sequence ATGTCAGCATTATATCCGTTAAAATTCAAAACCATCTTTAAAGATAAGATCTGGGGTGGCCATAAAATAGAAACCTACCTGCACAAAGCTATCGGCGATCTGCCAAATTGCGGCGAAACCTGGGAGATTTCGGGCGTTAAAACAGATGTATCTGTTGTTAACGGCGGCGAACTGGATGGCGAATCATTAGCCGATCTGCTGGAGAAATACCAGGGTGAATTAGTGGGCAATAAGGTATACGCGCATTTCGGCAATATCTTTCCGCTGCTGGTGAAGTTTATTGATGCCAATGACGACCTGAGCGTTCAGGTTCACCCGGATGATGAGTTGGCCAAAAAACGCCACGACTCGTTCGGCAAAACCGAGATGTGGTATGTGATAGAGGCCGATCCGGGCGCTACGCTTATTGCCGGCTTTAACCGCGAAATGAACGAGCAGGAATACGTGGAGGCACTGAACAGCGGCCACATTATGGATATCCTGAATAAAGAGGATGTGACCGCCGGAGATGTTTATTTTTTACCTGCAGGACGGGTGCATACCATCGGCAAAGGACTATTGATTGCCGAGATCCAGCAAACATCAGACATCACCTATCGCATTTATGATTTTGACCGGGTAGACGATAAGGGTAATAAACGTGAGTTGCATACCCAGGAAGCGCTTGCAGCCATCGACTACAAACACTATCCGGAATACAAAACCATATATACCCCTAAAACGAATGAGGATGTACACCTGGTAAAATGCCCTTACTTTACTACCAATGTAATGGACTTTACCGAATCAACGGAAAAGGACTATACAAACCTGGATTCATTTGTGATCCATGTTTGTGTGGAAGGTGCGTATACCATTAACCACAACGGCAATGCCTATCCGGTAAAAATGGGAGAGTGTATTTTATTGCCGAAAACAATTGAGCGCGTTAGTTTAGAAACTACCGCCGGCTTTAAGATCCTGGAAAGTTTTATAGAATAG
- a CDS encoding 1,4-beta-xylanase, whose amino-acid sequence MKTSCFKLTAVFFILAFTTNISFAQKLAPAKVWSPAKANAWYAQHQWISGSDFIPSNAINQLEMWQADTFDPQTIDKELGYAEGIGFNTMRVFLYSLAWKQDKAGFKKRIDAYLTIADKHHIKTMFVFFDDCWNISAKIGIQPAPKTGIHNSGWLQDPGNRLTDAGIFPELESYVTDVMSTFKHDKRILLWDLYNEPGNSGKKEASMGLLTKVFGWARAVNSDQPVSAGLWDWSFEKLNAYQALNSDIVTYHDYTDEKSHLKTIQLLKSHGKPLICTEYMARTRGSKFANVMPMLKAENVGALNWGFVMGKTNTIYAWDNPIPDGSEPKEWFHDIFRKDGTPYIQEEVDLIKKLNGK is encoded by the coding sequence ATGAAAACTTCTTGCTTTAAATTAACTGCTGTGTTTTTTATACTAGCTTTTACCACTAATATCTCGTTCGCGCAAAAACTTGCTCCGGCAAAGGTATGGTCCCCCGCGAAGGCTAATGCATGGTATGCACAGCATCAATGGATCAGCGGCAGTGATTTTATCCCCAGTAATGCAATTAACCAGTTGGAGATGTGGCAGGCTGATACCTTTGACCCACAAACAATAGACAAGGAGCTTGGCTATGCGGAGGGCATCGGCTTTAATACTATGCGGGTGTTTTTATACAGCCTTGCCTGGAAACAGGATAAGGCCGGGTTTAAGAAAAGAATAGATGCTTATTTAACTATTGCCGATAAGCACCACATTAAAACCATGTTCGTGTTTTTTGATGACTGCTGGAATATATCAGCAAAAATTGGTATCCAGCCTGCGCCAAAAACAGGAATTCATAATTCGGGCTGGCTGCAGGACCCTGGCAACCGGTTAACAGACGCCGGCATTTTCCCTGAGCTTGAATCTTATGTTACTGATGTGATGAGCACCTTTAAACATGATAAGCGCATTTTACTGTGGGATCTTTACAATGAGCCGGGTAATTCTGGCAAAAAAGAAGCATCGATGGGTTTACTCACTAAAGTATTTGGTTGGGCAAGAGCGGTAAACTCGGATCAGCCGGTATCAGCAGGTTTGTGGGACTGGAGCTTTGAAAAGCTGAACGCCTACCAGGCACTGAATTCAGATATTGTTACTTACCATGATTATACCGACGAGAAATCGCATCTGAAGACTATCCAGCTGCTCAAAAGCCATGGTAAGCCGCTTATCTGCACCGAATACATGGCCCGTACCCGCGGCAGCAAATTCGCCAACGTAATGCCGATGCTAAAAGCCGAAAACGTAGGCGCATTGAACTGGGGTTTTGTGATGGGTAAAACCAATACCATTTACGCCTGGGACAACCCCATACCTGATGGCAGCGAACCTAAAGAGTGGTTTCATGATATTTTCCGAAAAGACGGTACGCCTTACATACAGGAAGAGGTGGACCTGATCAAAAAGTTGAATGGGAAATAG